A genomic window from Halogeometricum sp. S3BR5-2 includes:
- a CDS encoding sulfatase — MHQPNVLLIVLDTARMDTVTSMLNAGDLPGLKKFADNGCTFTNAYANAPWTLPSHAAMFTGQRSSVHGAHAGHKQFNPETPTLAELLYNEGYDTLGISGNSWVSSEFGFGRGFSNLSMKWDRYWKGHDLSSVSRQSGVGKFKELVRAVSTREAPFSIANAVNAKILGADDFGTKLTTDRTVKWLRKRSSADPFFYFINYLEPHLPYEPPGEFVSQFVTRSDFESINQNPWEYIAGTAEMSKQDFETLMQLYKAEIAYLDKHLSRLYDALVDSRLIDETAVFIVGDHGENIGDHGLMDHQYSLHSTLLNVPLIAHYPPEVDSGKSEKFVELRDLYRTVANLAGISRPISDTVSNFDILEGDGRDAVFAEYRHPQPDMESLKKEVSELVPDYEKFDNSLRSVRTAEWKLIESESGDLLLYDSDDESVEISSDHPKVVSELSDLMDQEGIRLDRTAKEETEMSAASKQRLADLGYI; from the coding sequence ATGCATCAGCCAAACGTCCTCCTCATCGTGCTTGATACGGCCCGGATGGATACCGTCACATCAATGCTGAACGCCGGGGACCTTCCGGGGCTGAAAAAGTTTGCAGATAACGGTTGCACATTCACAAACGCCTACGCAAACGCGCCGTGGACGTTGCCGTCACATGCAGCCATGTTTACCGGCCAACGGAGTTCTGTCCACGGAGCACATGCGGGGCATAAGCAGTTCAACCCTGAGACACCTACTCTTGCAGAGCTTCTTTACAATGAAGGATATGACACACTCGGCATTAGTGGTAACAGTTGGGTAAGTAGCGAATTTGGGTTCGGAAGAGGGTTTAGTAATCTTTCCATGAAATGGGACCGCTACTGGAAGGGGCATGACCTATCTTCGGTCTCACGTCAAAGTGGCGTTGGGAAATTCAAAGAGCTAGTTCGAGCCGTTTCTACTCGTGAAGCTCCGTTTTCTATCGCGAACGCAGTGAACGCTAAGATTCTCGGAGCAGATGACTTTGGCACGAAACTCACGACAGACCGCACAGTTAAGTGGTTACGCAAGCGAAGCAGCGCCGATCCGTTTTTTTACTTCATCAACTATTTGGAACCACATCTCCCGTATGAGCCGCCGGGGGAGTTTGTTAGCCAGTTTGTCACTCGCAGTGATTTCGAATCAATAAATCAAAATCCGTGGGAATATATTGCTGGAACGGCTGAGATGTCCAAGCAAGACTTTGAGACCTTAATGCAACTCTACAAAGCAGAAATAGCTTATCTTGATAAACACCTCTCTCGTCTCTATGATGCATTAGTCGACTCAAGGCTGATCGACGAAACAGCGGTGTTCATTGTTGGCGATCACGGCGAGAATATTGGGGATCATGGATTGATGGATCATCAGTATTCTCTGCACAGTACACTACTGAACGTTCCATTGATAGCACACTACCCCCCAGAGGTCGATTCAGGAAAATCGGAGAAGTTCGTGGAACTACGAGACCTTTACCGAACAGTAGCGAACCTCGCAGGAATTAGTCGACCAATCTCAGATACTGTATCGAATTTTGATATTTTAGAAGGAGACGGTCGCGACGCAGTGTTTGCAGAATATCGGCATCCACAACCAGACATGGAGTCCCTCAAAAAAGAAGTTTCAGAGTTAGTCCCGGACTATGAGAAGTTTGACAATTCGCTACGATCGGTTCGGACCGCAGAGTGGAAACTTATTGAGTCAGAATCGGGTGACCTGCTTTTATATGATAGCGATGACGAGTCAGTTGAGATATCCAGTGATCACCCCAAGGTGGTTTCAGAACTCTCTGATCTCATGGATCAAGAAGGAATACGACTTGACAGAACTGCAAAAGAAGAGACTGAGATGAGCGCTGCTTCTAAGCAGCGGCTAGCTGACTTAGGCTATATCTGA
- a CDS encoding GDP-mannose 4,6-dehydratase, protein METVLVTGGAGFIGSNLTEKLVDDGANVLVLDNFDPYYDLSLKRKNIAKCQEKSSDQVTVINGSTTDKTLISNVFDNHQIEVVYHQAAKAGVRPSVDNPVQYERNNVEGILNLLEESRKNDVQTFVHASSSSVYGIPHYLPYDEQHPNEPQSPYGITKLTSEHYCNLYNELYQLNTVNLRYFTVYGPRMRPNMAISNFVSRCVNGKPLVIYGDGKQTRDFTYIQDIVDANMRLLHQEGVGGETLNIGSSDNISIRELAEYVVSETDTDVDIIHEDARDGDSRHTHADISKAEQLIGYDPEYGIRQGVQEFINWYMDNQNWYEPLIATSS, encoded by the coding sequence GTGGAGACCGTCTTAGTAACTGGGGGAGCAGGGTTCATTGGTTCAAATCTGACGGAAAAGCTTGTTGATGATGGGGCCAACGTACTGGTATTAGACAACTTCGATCCATATTATGACCTAAGTCTTAAGCGCAAAAATATTGCGAAATGCCAGGAGAAGAGCAGCGATCAGGTAACCGTCATCAACGGATCGACTACAGATAAGACGCTAATAAGCAACGTTTTCGATAACCACCAGATAGAGGTGGTATATCATCAGGCAGCTAAGGCAGGAGTTAGGCCTAGCGTCGACAATCCGGTACAATATGAACGAAACAACGTTGAAGGAATACTAAATCTCTTAGAAGAATCTAGAAAGAATGATGTCCAAACGTTTGTTCATGCCTCATCATCGTCTGTATATGGTATTCCCCACTATCTACCATATGATGAGCAACATCCAAACGAACCCCAGAGCCCCTACGGAATCACTAAGCTAACGAGTGAGCACTATTGCAACTTGTACAACGAACTTTACCAACTGAATACCGTCAATCTGAGATACTTCACAGTATATGGTCCAAGAATGCGCCCGAACATGGCAATATCAAACTTTGTCTCACGATGTGTTAACGGTAAACCTCTAGTCATATATGGTGATGGAAAACAAACTCGTGATTTCACGTATATTCAAGATATTGTTGATGCGAACATGAGACTCCTACATCAGGAAGGAGTCGGGGGAGAGACCCTGAATATTGGGTCCAGTGATAATATATCCATTCGAGAACTCGCAGAATATGTGGTATCTGAAACAGACACCGATGTGGATATCATTCACGAAGATGCAAGAGATGGTGACTCGAGACATACCCACGCAGATATTTCAAAGGCAGAACAGCTCATAGGTTACGATCCCGAGTATGGAATCCGTCAGGGAGTGCAGGAATTTATTAACTGGTATATGGATAACCAGAATTGGTATGAGCCGCTTATAGCCACCTCCAGCTGA
- a CDS encoding sulfatase — translation MASDLSEFVTSIVLVSVDCLRNDRVYDNHRYTTPNLHRLRSESIVFENAYSTGPYTTESIPGLIAGQHSHNGCYFGSDVTWKAIRSPPTLASWLGELGYETVAMLTNPHLSRERNFDIGFDQFTNLRLNKGTESPKGVSYLEKVRWGELMYQVRSKMRDHDSLLTPYSLPMIAYRYMQTLGNWPTISGHEVVEELCKSIPTDQTDFFAWTHLMDLHAPIRPSTVRSGGLSAVNGTLGQIITDASRAARIHKPEYDTMYDSALRYVDHQIGEIIRYLKKEDRWNDTILIITGDHGEVLFDRDEIYGHPPHHLYDDLLHVPLIVRTPNNNNSRIETPVSLAWIHELIAEICNLPLGSFPGSSDQESLLDDDGLSSPVVSDTLDKRGHTIAIRDDDEKVIHHSESAESASINYPYQDKDVQFSYQDDPRERLPIDPVTSSELQERVEELETSPGDLPKVDGRFGRDLESQLADLGYKM, via the coding sequence ATGGCATCAGATCTATCTGAGTTTGTGACGAGTATCGTATTAGTCAGTGTCGATTGTTTACGGAATGACCGTGTGTACGACAACCATCGATACACTACCCCCAACCTCCACAGATTGAGATCCGAAAGCATAGTCTTCGAAAATGCTTATTCTACTGGCCCTTATACTACAGAATCCATCCCTGGACTGATTGCGGGACAGCACTCTCACAATGGGTGCTACTTTGGTTCCGACGTTACTTGGAAAGCAATCCGCAGTCCGCCCACGCTGGCATCTTGGCTAGGTGAGCTGGGATATGAGACCGTAGCTATGCTTACTAACCCACATCTTAGTAGAGAGCGTAATTTCGATATTGGATTTGACCAGTTTACTAATCTACGGTTGAACAAGGGTACAGAGTCTCCCAAAGGTGTTAGCTACCTTGAAAAGGTTCGGTGGGGTGAATTAATGTACCAAGTCCGGAGTAAAATGAGAGACCACGACTCTCTTCTGACTCCATACTCGCTGCCGATGATTGCGTACAGATACATGCAAACATTAGGTAACTGGCCGACCATTTCTGGTCACGAGGTTGTGGAGGAACTGTGTAAGAGCATTCCTACAGACCAAACAGATTTCTTTGCCTGGACACATCTAATGGATCTTCACGCACCAATCCGTCCCAGCACGGTTCGATCAGGAGGCCTTTCTGCTGTCAACGGTACTCTTGGTCAGATCATAACAGACGCAAGCCGTGCAGCACGAATTCACAAGCCAGAGTACGATACAATGTACGACAGCGCTCTTCGCTATGTCGACCATCAAATCGGCGAAATCATAAGATATCTTAAGAAAGAAGATAGGTGGAACGATACTATTCTGATAATCACCGGCGACCATGGGGAAGTTCTGTTTGACCGAGACGAAATCTATGGACATCCTCCGCATCATCTTTACGATGACTTATTGCACGTACCTCTGATCGTACGCACCCCCAACAACAATAATTCTCGTATAGAAACTCCAGTATCTCTTGCTTGGATCCATGAATTGATTGCTGAAATATGTAACTTGCCGCTTGGAAGTTTCCCCGGGAGCAGTGACCAAGAATCTCTTTTAGATGATGATGGCCTTTCAAGTCCGGTTGTATCTGACACCCTCGACAAACGAGGCCATACTATTGCAATTCGAGACGATGACGAGAAGGTGATACACCATTCTGAGTCTGCTGAATCTGCAAGCATCAATTATCCGTACCAAGACAAGGATGTACAATTCTCTTATCAAGATGATCCGCGTGAACGGTTACCAATAGACCCAGTTACCTCCTCTGAGCTACAAGAAAGAGTTGAAGAGTTAGAAACGTCTCCTGGAGACTTGCCGAAAGTTGACGGTCGATTCGGGCGTGATTTAGAGAGTCAATTAGCGGATCTGGGTTACAAAATGTAA
- a CDS encoding IS6 family transposase has product MPLSNLLKQSLDTATLECWQRERTATPVRAFAVRLHAAGLSLRETEAILRLIGVDRSFQAIFQWVHRLADSVSDPPSAQPKRVAVDETAVKINGEWSWLYAAIDLDTKLLLDVQLFKRHGTDPAAAFLHGVIEKHDCEDTVFLVDQFGYRTALSRLGLSGRVVYTDRNLIEKWFHTLKMRVDRFHNSWVGSRLSVRQWLVLFVHYYNFQRPHQALDGRTPVEEVN; this is encoded by the coding sequence ATGCCACTCTCAAACCTGCTCAAGCAGAGTTTAGACACGGCTACGCTTGAATGTTGGCAGCGGGAGCGGACGGCGACGCCCGTCAGGGCGTTCGCCGTCCGCCTCCACGCTGCCGGTCTCTCACTCAGGGAAACAGAAGCGATACTTCGCTTGATCGGCGTAGATCGCTCGTTTCAGGCGATCTTCCAGTGGGTTCACCGACTGGCCGACAGCGTCTCAGACCCGCCTTCGGCGCAGCCGAAGCGGGTCGCTGTCGATGAGACCGCTGTCAAAATCAATGGAGAATGGTCTTGGTTGTACGCTGCAATAGACCTCGACACAAAGTTACTCCTCGACGTACAGCTGTTCAAGCGACATGGCACCGACCCGGCGGCTGCGTTCCTTCACGGAGTCATCGAGAAACACGATTGTGAAGACACTGTGTTTCTGGTCGATCAATTCGGCTATCGGACTGCCCTCTCTCGATTAGGACTGAGCGGTCGGGTCGTCTACACCGACCGAAACCTGATTGAGAAGTGGTTTCATACCCTCAAAATGCGAGTCGACCGCTTTCATAATTCGTGGGTGGGCAGTCGGCTGAGCGTCCGTCAGTGGCTTGTGCTGTTCGTTCATTACTACAATTTTCAACGACCGCATCAAGCGCTTGACGGACGAACGCCAGTTGAGGAGGTTAACTAG
- a CDS encoding NAD(P)-binding domain-containing protein, whose translation MSKHGDTVAAHSSPKSSQQQSVSIRVVGAGTVGRATGTVLAEWGHAVTFVDVDESVRDELEADGYQTAAPTSSIDADVVLISVPTPYDPEVGRYSLEYVEAAVETIAEQNYEGVVAIRSTVSPGTTERLAKQHDLNHVAMVPEFLFADRATQDVRDATELIIGSNSEHARETLRTVFEPERTAIITLTPTEAEFAKLASNCFGATKISFANELWSTVRSFSEMTDAQVDAQRALSAFRMICPWHSADMGLEGGRPYGGACLPKDTQGLHGWAEDTGVEMPTLGGVIETNKMMQRDDY comes from the coding sequence ATGTCGAAGCACGGAGACACCGTCGCAGCGCACAGTAGTCCCAAATCCTCTCAGCAGCAGTCCGTCTCGATCCGCGTCGTCGGTGCCGGGACCGTCGGACGCGCGACCGGGACCGTCCTCGCGGAGTGGGGCCACGCGGTCACGTTCGTCGACGTCGACGAGTCGGTCCGCGACGAGTTGGAAGCGGACGGCTACCAGACGGCGGCCCCGACCAGTTCGATCGACGCCGACGTCGTACTGATCTCGGTCCCGACGCCGTACGACCCCGAGGTGGGTCGCTACTCGCTGGAGTACGTCGAGGCCGCCGTTGAGACGATCGCCGAACAGAACTACGAGGGCGTCGTCGCCATCCGAAGTACGGTCTCGCCGGGAACGACCGAGCGGTTGGCGAAACAGCACGACCTGAACCACGTCGCGATGGTCCCGGAGTTTCTGTTCGCTGACCGCGCCACGCAAGACGTTCGAGACGCGACCGAACTCATCATCGGCAGTAACTCCGAGCACGCCAGAGAGACCCTTCGAACGGTGTTCGAGCCCGAGCGGACCGCGATTATCACGCTCACCCCGACCGAAGCCGAATTCGCGAAGTTGGCCTCGAACTGCTTCGGGGCGACGAAGATCTCGTTCGCGAACGAACTTTGGAGCACCGTGCGGTCGTTCAGCGAGATGACCGACGCGCAAGTCGACGCCCAGCGAGCCCTCTCGGCGTTCAGGATGATCTGCCCGTGGCACAGCGCCGACATGGGGCTTGAAGGCGGGCGACCCTACGGGGGTGCTTGTCTCCCCAAAGACACGCAGGGCCTCCACGGCTGGGCCGAGGACACGGGCGTCGAAATGCCCACTCTGGGAGGCGTCATTGAGACGAACAAGATGATGCAACGCGATGACTATTGA
- a CDS encoding glycosyltransferase family 4 protein yields the protein MQVLFIANKLNMAGAGSNVSLDTIARGLSSRGHQVDILTTNVDMKNVLPDSHPYSVKSLRSTTFEDILKEIRNEISSGHQTPDIIHVFAPIISPILGYYRMHGGQIPVVGRLNSYTMFCTNNSLLDGECHKNCSMTDKIRHDDSSTKKKIAKLPFYAYSAASFPSKANYIDKYFAQSPSISKYYQEAGIESERICVISNFYNESFYQGPQVRPTRGDWSQFNILYVGRLEPEKNVSLLLRAACELPLNHTMHIVGDGSEYKKIQNMVSELNVQDKIALHGWVDHDKLPAYYSNSDIYVHPGQWPEPSGRAVLEALQYDCPIVASDIGGPQWIKGDAGSTFKSNDCSDLTEKILCLSQDKVKYQEKKEKCSNRLQDFSPKTVMDRIEQEYRSLT from the coding sequence ATGCAGGTTCTTTTCATAGCGAACAAGCTGAACATGGCAGGAGCAGGTTCTAACGTTAGTTTGGATACTATAGCCCGCGGTCTCTCTTCTCGGGGACACCAGGTAGATATCCTAACCACAAACGTAGATATGAAAAATGTTCTCCCAGACTCCCATCCATACTCTGTGAAGTCACTAAGATCCACAACCTTTGAGGATATACTGAAAGAAATCAGAAATGAGATTTCATCTGGACATCAGACACCGGACATCATCCATGTATTTGCACCGATAATTTCGCCGATTCTAGGCTACTACCGGATGCATGGTGGTCAGATTCCAGTCGTTGGTCGTTTGAATTCGTATACGATGTTCTGCACAAACAATAGTCTTCTAGACGGAGAATGTCACAAAAATTGTTCTATGACAGACAAAATCCGTCATGATGACTCGTCGACAAAGAAAAAAATTGCTAAGTTACCCTTCTATGCGTACTCTGCAGCATCTTTCCCCAGCAAAGCCAACTACATCGATAAATACTTTGCACAAAGTCCCTCGATTTCAAAGTATTATCAAGAAGCAGGCATTGAGAGTGAACGAATCTGTGTTATATCTAACTTTTATAATGAATCTTTCTATCAGGGACCGCAAGTGAGACCAACAAGAGGAGACTGGAGTCAGTTTAATATTCTCTACGTAGGTCGCCTAGAGCCGGAGAAAAACGTTAGTCTTTTACTCAGAGCAGCTTGTGAGCTTCCACTTAATCATACAATGCATATTGTGGGAGATGGCTCTGAATACAAAAAGATACAGAATATGGTATCTGAATTAAATGTTCAAGACAAGATTGCACTTCACGGATGGGTTGACCACGATAAGCTACCAGCCTATTATTCCAATTCCGACATCTATGTCCACCCTGGGCAGTGGCCAGAACCGTCGGGACGGGCAGTATTAGAAGCATTACAATATGATTGCCCCATTGTTGCGTCCGATATCGGTGGGCCTCAATGGATTAAAGGAGATGCTGGATCCACATTCAAATCTAATGACTGCTCTGATCTAACCGAAAAAATATTGTGCCTTTCGCAGGACAAGGTAAAATACCAAGAAAAAAAGGAGAAGTGTTCAAATAGATTACAGGATTTCTCACCAAAAACAGTAATGGATAGAATAGAACAAGAATACAGATCACTAACGTAG
- a CDS encoding glycosyltransferase: MTIEPQYLIALIPLTIIGGWRWGTWVVKVVFASRYAPIRGSVPELTTTVVTPVYDEDPDDFMSAVRSWAAGGADEIVAVIDHSDVDCIERYRAYADEHNAAELIVTETPGKRPALRDGTQAASGDIVALVDSDVHWREDTLEHLLVSFNDENVGGVTPKQIVKDRDTLARIIYECQMRLQFAFDYPALAHVSSALSCLSGRTAVYRAEAIQPVIDDLCHETFLKKDVISGDDKFLTRAVQENGWDVWYQSSAVIDIGAAPDMHTLVKQTIRWTRNTIRSDLTSFYEGWVFRGENRWLAYYQLDRFVATFAILLAPLYFIWSLANGWTVVALAVLGWWMLSRTIKISPFLSAYPTRIWVVPVYTLASFFMSPIRLYALFSANTQGWLTRGSDSRYGLNQLRQKAVTGVSVLLTGVTIGMFVFAAISLRYAGQSAVVGDLVTGLGEYWVRELSGVFSVGF; the protein is encoded by the coding sequence ATGACTATTGAACCGCAGTACCTGATCGCGCTCATCCCCCTCACGATCATCGGCGGGTGGCGGTGGGGGACGTGGGTGGTCAAGGTCGTCTTCGCGTCTAGATACGCTCCAATTCGAGGGTCGGTGCCGGAGCTCACGACGACGGTCGTGACGCCGGTGTACGACGAGGACCCCGACGACTTCATGTCCGCAGTTCGGAGTTGGGCGGCGGGCGGCGCAGACGAGATAGTCGCCGTCATCGACCACTCCGACGTCGACTGCATCGAACGCTACCGGGCGTACGCGGACGAACACAACGCCGCCGAGCTGATCGTCACCGAGACACCCGGAAAGCGACCGGCGCTCCGGGACGGAACGCAGGCGGCGAGCGGAGACATCGTCGCACTCGTCGACTCGGACGTACACTGGCGTGAAGACACCCTCGAGCACCTGCTCGTCTCGTTCAACGACGAGAACGTCGGCGGCGTCACACCGAAGCAGATCGTGAAAGACAGAGACACCCTCGCGCGAATCATCTACGAGTGCCAGATGCGGCTTCAGTTCGCGTTCGATTATCCCGCGCTGGCGCACGTCTCCAGCGCGCTGTCCTGTCTGTCTGGTCGGACCGCCGTCTACCGCGCGGAAGCCATCCAACCGGTCATCGACGACCTCTGTCACGAGACGTTTCTGAAGAAAGACGTCATCAGCGGCGACGACAAGTTCCTCACGCGTGCGGTCCAAGAAAACGGCTGGGACGTCTGGTATCAGTCCTCGGCTGTAATCGACATCGGGGCGGCCCCGGACATGCATACGCTTGTAAAGCAGACAATCAGATGGACCAGGAATACTATCCGATCCGATCTGACGAGCTTCTATGAAGGGTGGGTCTTTCGCGGGGAGAATCGATGGTTAGCGTACTATCAACTCGACCGCTTCGTCGCGACGTTCGCCATCCTCTTGGCACCGCTGTACTTCATCTGGTCGCTCGCCAACGGGTGGACGGTCGTCGCGCTCGCCGTGCTCGGCTGGTGGATGCTCTCTCGGACGATCAAGATCTCGCCGTTTCTCTCGGCGTACCCGACTCGCATCTGGGTCGTTCCGGTGTACACGCTCGCTTCGTTCTTCATGTCCCCGATTCGCCTGTATGCTCTCTTCTCAGCAAACACGCAGGGGTGGCTCACTCGCGGCTCCGATTCTCGCTACGGGCTGAACCAGCTTCGACAGAAGGCCGTCACCGGTGTTTCGGTTCTGCTCACCGGCGTGACGATCGGTATGTTCGTGTTCGCCGCGATATCGCTTCGGTACGCAGGTCAGTCAGCCGTTGTCGGCGACTTGGTAACCGGTCTCGGTGAGTACTGGGTTCGCGAGCTGTCGGGGGTATTTTCGGTCGGTTTCTAA
- a CDS encoding glycosyltransferase family 4 protein — MISDDWWPETGGGPVHVRELSCSLAEHHGCEVDIFTRSLKKDGERYDEVEEYMSGDVTVYRLPPCTEYWNPAGRISSLVTPIPRLLSNSYDIIHGHTFLPAVPTKIAGGLSSTPTVFTVHGTALTTGVGRDSSVFSGIKRHIEKQFILEFNYDSVISVNEKHVDLLDEYHSSVTTIPNGVDYDRFSVSADRTIDVLYLGRLTERKRISKLIEAFSEVNKVLPDANLCIGGEGPKRTELESEVETLGLENSVTFRGRVPDEELPQLYGSAKVFVLPSAWEGHPLTLLEAWSAGTPVVAPSVEGIEEFVDHGTNGVLTSSVGKEELSAAILMLLKNPDLSHRLGDQGRDLVKNEYTWKIVSDRTYNAYQRISEEKTYSI, encoded by the coding sequence ATGATAAGCGACGATTGGTGGCCAGAGACGGGAGGTGGGCCAGTTCATGTGAGAGAACTGTCCTGCTCTTTAGCAGAACACCATGGCTGCGAGGTCGATATATTTACACGGTCACTCAAGAAAGATGGCGAACGCTACGACGAGGTAGAGGAATACATGTCCGGGGATGTTACAGTTTATCGTCTTCCTCCCTGTACGGAATACTGGAATCCAGCTGGGCGAATCTCATCTCTGGTTACACCAATACCGAGACTACTATCCAATAGCTACGATATTATCCACGGACATACATTTCTTCCGGCGGTTCCGACTAAAATAGCTGGTGGTTTATCAAGTACTCCAACAGTGTTCACAGTACACGGTACCGCACTTACAACAGGAGTCGGGAGAGATAGCTCTGTATTCTCCGGAATCAAGCGACACATCGAAAAACAATTTATCCTTGAATTCAACTACGATTCTGTAATTTCTGTCAATGAGAAGCACGTAGATCTTCTTGATGAATATCATTCTTCAGTTACTACAATCCCAAATGGTGTAGACTACGACAGATTCTCTGTTAGTGCCGATCGCACGATAGATGTTTTATACTTGGGTAGGTTAACCGAACGAAAGCGCATATCCAAGCTGATTGAAGCTTTTAGTGAGGTGAACAAAGTACTCCCAGATGCAAATCTATGTATCGGCGGTGAAGGACCAAAAAGGACTGAACTCGAAAGTGAGGTTGAGACCCTCGGTCTAGAGAATTCAGTTACATTTCGGGGTCGAGTCCCGGACGAAGAGCTTCCTCAGCTCTATGGATCTGCGAAGGTATTTGTCCTACCATCAGCGTGGGAGGGCCATCCATTGACTTTGCTTGAAGCATGGTCAGCAGGAACGCCCGTTGTTGCGCCGTCAGTGGAGGGTATCGAAGAGTTTGTAGACCACGGGACAAATGGAGTCTTAACATCCTCAGTTGGAAAGGAAGAATTGTCAGCTGCAATCTTAATGCTGTTGAAAAATCCAGATTTGAGTCATAGGCTAGGGGATCAGGGGCGTGACCTCGTCAAGAACGAGTATACCTGGAAAATTGTTTCTGACCGAACCTACAACGCATATCAGCGGATTAGCGAGGAGAAAACTTATTCCATATAG
- a CDS encoding alkaline phosphatase family protein, which translates to MSGQKTILIGLDGLGFSEIGSLMDSGELPVLSSLSESTGVDLKSTHPPWTPCAWPSMLTGKNPGKHGVFDFYTRDGYDKRLVNRNDVDSPYLHDVMAEEGLTPIIINFPVTHPAPSLGSGALVPGYLAREDTTFYPRGLREEYESEYGKYRIYPDYGKDDDVVSEYISVARNRRDMARFLDNQYEWDLLAVQFQVTDSIFHDLEDRGKINQILSKIDGFVGDIISLDDSASVYVASDHGMGDYDWTFYVNTWLSERGYCKTKEGSPQYFRQEKEGKLKGNSEPSMSLVGSLVDRTAYSLSTMGISPRRVHRLLDSVGLTRFIELILPEDALVAAQNEVVDHKESIAYQLYFNSLGIHLNVEGRDPAGAVPESDYEQVRSELISELSDIRDPEGKLVFDDVVSRESMYEGENITEAPDILLIPRDYRYDVSGSLLNKFRKYPHKNHKPNGILLSNRELDIQDEYTIYDVSQTIAAEIGIPIDSNSDGVVLRTFSDDIKSDCWDDLAGEYQELMADDDTTSVEDRLADLGYME; encoded by the coding sequence ATGTCTGGACAAAAAACAATACTTATCGGTCTTGATGGTCTGGGATTCAGTGAAATAGGCAGTTTGATGGATAGTGGTGAGTTGCCAGTTCTCTCGTCACTATCTGAATCAACGGGCGTAGACCTGAAGAGCACCCATCCACCGTGGACACCTTGCGCTTGGCCTTCAATGCTTACCGGTAAAAATCCCGGAAAGCATGGTGTCTTTGACTTCTACACTCGCGATGGCTATGACAAGCGTTTGGTGAATCGAAATGATGTTGATTCACCGTATCTCCACGACGTCATGGCTGAGGAAGGGCTTACACCAATTATAATTAATTTCCCGGTCACTCATCCAGCTCCGAGTCTTGGTAGTGGAGCATTAGTCCCAGGGTATCTGGCTCGGGAAGACACGACATTTTACCCGAGGGGCCTCCGCGAAGAGTACGAGTCAGAGTATGGAAAATACCGAATATACCCCGATTACGGCAAAGATGATGATGTTGTCTCAGAGTATATTTCAGTAGCCAGAAACCGCCGTGATATGGCTCGATTCCTAGACAACCAGTATGAGTGGGATCTACTGGCTGTCCAATTCCAGGTTACTGACTCAATATTCCATGACCTAGAGGACCGTGGCAAGATCAATCAGATACTCTCAAAGATCGACGGATTTGTGGGCGATATAATTTCGCTTGACGATTCAGCATCGGTTTATGTGGCTTCTGACCATGGAATGGGAGACTATGACTGGACGTTCTACGTGAATACCTGGCTTTCAGAGAGAGGATATTGTAAGACAAAAGAGGGATCTCCACAATATTTCCGGCAGGAGAAAGAGGGGAAATTAAAAGGAAACTCAGAACCATCAATGTCTTTAGTTGGATCTCTTGTGGATCGGACTGCTTATTCTCTTTCTACTATGGGAATCTCCCCCAGAAGAGTCCATCGATTGCTTGATTCTGTTGGTCTTACTCGTTTCATTGAGCTGATTCTCCCTGAGGATGCACTAGTTGCTGCACAGAATGAGGTAGTCGATCATAAAGAATCAATAGCCTATCAGTTATACTTCAACAGTCTGGGTATTCACCTAAATGTAGAGGGAAGGGATCCAGCAGGTGCAGTACCTGAGTCCGATTACGAACAGGTAAGATCGGAGCTTATCAGCGAGCTGAGTGATATCCGAGATCCGGAGGGCAAATTAGTATTTGATGACGTAGTGTCTAGAGAATCGATGTATGAAGGTGAAAATATAACTGAGGCTCCCGATATACTGCTCATTCCTCGTGATTACCGATATGATGTGAGTGGTTCTTTGCTCAACAAATTCCGTAAGTATCCTCACAAGAATCACAAGCCAAACGGAATTCTTCTATCCAATAGAGAACTGGATATTCAAGACGAGTATACAATTTATGATGTGTCTCAGACTATTGCTGCAGAAATTGGTATTCCAATAGACAGCAACTCTGATGGAGTGGTACTGAGAACATTCTCAGATGATATCAAATCGGACTGTTGGGACGATCTAGCCGGTGAATATCAAGAATTGATGGCTGATGATGATACCACCAGTGTAGAGGACCGGCTAGCTGACCTTGGCTATATGGAATAA